Proteins co-encoded in one Clarias gariepinus isolate MV-2021 ecotype Netherlands chromosome 13, CGAR_prim_01v2, whole genome shotgun sequence genomic window:
- the LOC128536351 gene encoding dr1-associated corepressor isoform X3 encodes MPGQKRKYNVRFPPGRIKKIMQKDTEVGRMATAVPVIISKALEMFLISLLTKTSLITQSKNSRVMSINHMKQCIESEKLFDFLKELVEHSSGSSTAKESKAKGKCLGHRKKWHNMSIITNSTEIEELPKRHNTEPSDSSSVGNILQFLFQNYLSSIELCATQLQQPVSATESELVICLETQSP; translated from the exons ATGCCTGgacagaaaagaaaatacaatgtTCGCTTTCCACCC GGTCGCATTAAGAAGATCATGCAGAAGGACACGGAGGTGGGCAGAATGGCCACTGCTGTTCCGGTTATCATAT CTAAAGCACTCGAAATGTTCTTGATCTCGTTGCTCACCAAAACCAGCCTAATCACTCAGTCCAAGAACAGCAGAGTGATGTCCATCAACCACAT GAAACAATGCATCGAGTCTGAGAAGCTCTTCGACTTCCTAAAGGAGCTTGTGGAACATTCGTCTGGCTCGTCTACAGCTAAGGAGAGCAAAGCCAAGGGGAAGTGTTTGGGGCACAG AAAGAAGTGGCATAACATGTCCATCATCACCAATTCCACAGAGATTGAGGAGCTGCCCAAGAGGCATAACACTGAGCCTTCAGACTCTTCTAGTGTAGGAAATATTTTGCAATTCCTTTTCCAAAACTATTTGTCAAGTATTGAGCTTTGTGCAACACAGTTACAACAACCCGTCTCTGCCACT GAGTCTGAGCTTGTCATCTGCTTGGAGACACAATCACCTTGA
- the LOC128536351 gene encoding uncharacterized protein LOC128536351 isoform X1, with product MPGQKRKYNVRFPPVSNSRDCLLIRKLFMYMCVCVCVDTEPGWCAPMQGRIKKIMQKDTEVGRMATAVPVIISKALEMFLISLLTKTSLITQSKNSRVMSINHMKQCIESEKLFDFLKELVEHSSGSSTAKESKAKGKCLGHRKKWHNMSIITNSTEIEELPKRHNTEPSDSSSVGNILQFLFQNYLSSIELCATQLQQPVSATESELVICLETQSP from the exons ATGCCTGgacagaaaagaaaatacaatgtTCGCTTTCCACCCGTAAGTAACAGCAGAGATTGTTTGCTTATTCGGAAGttatttatgtatatgtgtgtgtgtgtgtgtgttgacactGAGCCAGGCTGGTGCGCTCCCATGCAGGGTCGCATTAAGAAGATCATGCAGAAGGACACGGAGGTGGGCAGAATGGCCACTGCTGTTCCGGTTATCATAT CTAAAGCACTCGAAATGTTCTTGATCTCGTTGCTCACCAAAACCAGCCTAATCACTCAGTCCAAGAACAGCAGAGTGATGTCCATCAACCACAT GAAACAATGCATCGAGTCTGAGAAGCTCTTCGACTTCCTAAAGGAGCTTGTGGAACATTCGTCTGGCTCGTCTACAGCTAAGGAGAGCAAAGCCAAGGGGAAGTGTTTGGGGCACAG AAAGAAGTGGCATAACATGTCCATCATCACCAATTCCACAGAGATTGAGGAGCTGCCCAAGAGGCATAACACTGAGCCTTCAGACTCTTCTAGTGTAGGAAATATTTTGCAATTCCTTTTCCAAAACTATTTGTCAAGTATTGAGCTTTGTGCAACACAGTTACAACAACCCGTCTCTGCCACT GAGTCTGAGCTTGTCATCTGCTTGGAGACACAATCACCTTGA
- the LOC128536351 gene encoding dr1-associated corepressor isoform X4, translating to MPGQKRKYNVRFPPGRIKKIMQKDTEVGRMATAVPVIISKALEMFLISLLTKTSLITQSKNSRVMSINHMKQCIESEKLFDFLKELVEHSSGSSTAKESKAKGKCLGHRKKWHNMSIITNSTEIEELPKRHNTEPSDSSSESELVICLETQSP from the exons ATGCCTGgacagaaaagaaaatacaatgtTCGCTTTCCACCC GGTCGCATTAAGAAGATCATGCAGAAGGACACGGAGGTGGGCAGAATGGCCACTGCTGTTCCGGTTATCATAT CTAAAGCACTCGAAATGTTCTTGATCTCGTTGCTCACCAAAACCAGCCTAATCACTCAGTCCAAGAACAGCAGAGTGATGTCCATCAACCACAT GAAACAATGCATCGAGTCTGAGAAGCTCTTCGACTTCCTAAAGGAGCTTGTGGAACATTCGTCTGGCTCGTCTACAGCTAAGGAGAGCAAAGCCAAGGGGAAGTGTTTGGGGCACAG AAAGAAGTGGCATAACATGTCCATCATCACCAATTCCACAGAGATTGAGGAGCTGCCCAAGAGGCATAACACTGAGCCTTCAGACTCTTCTAGT GAGTCTGAGCTTGTCATCTGCTTGGAGACACAATCACCTTGA
- the LOC128536351 gene encoding uncharacterized protein LOC128536351 isoform X2 yields the protein MPGQKRKYNVRFPPVSNSRDCLLIRKLFMYMCVCVCVDTEPGWCAPMQGRIKKIMQKDTEVGRMATAVPVIISKALEMFLISLLTKTSLITQSKNSRVMSINHMKQCIESEKLFDFLKELVEHSSGSSTAKESKAKGKCLGHRKKWHNMSIITNSTEIEELPKRHNTEPSDSSSESELVICLETQSP from the exons ATGCCTGgacagaaaagaaaatacaatgtTCGCTTTCCACCCGTAAGTAACAGCAGAGATTGTTTGCTTATTCGGAAGttatttatgtatatgtgtgtgtgtgtgtgtgttgacactGAGCCAGGCTGGTGCGCTCCCATGCAGGGTCGCATTAAGAAGATCATGCAGAAGGACACGGAGGTGGGCAGAATGGCCACTGCTGTTCCGGTTATCATAT CTAAAGCACTCGAAATGTTCTTGATCTCGTTGCTCACCAAAACCAGCCTAATCACTCAGTCCAAGAACAGCAGAGTGATGTCCATCAACCACAT GAAACAATGCATCGAGTCTGAGAAGCTCTTCGACTTCCTAAAGGAGCTTGTGGAACATTCGTCTGGCTCGTCTACAGCTAAGGAGAGCAAAGCCAAGGGGAAGTGTTTGGGGCACAG AAAGAAGTGGCATAACATGTCCATCATCACCAATTCCACAGAGATTGAGGAGCTGCCCAAGAGGCATAACACTGAGCCTTCAGACTCTTCTAGT GAGTCTGAGCTTGTCATCTGCTTGGAGACACAATCACCTTGA
- the ahsa1b gene encoding activator of 90 kDa heat shock protein ATPase homolog 1b gives MAKWGEGDPRWIVEERADATNVNNWHWTERDATNWSSEKLKELLMGLQVENDEGKCEITEVSKLEGEASINNRKGKLIFFYEWNLKAKWRGTSKSGIKYKGEIDVPNLSDENDKEDLDISVSLCKDEPDTPLFTLMRKEGAEKVREALSSYIELLKTEFTQGMILPTANGVTKQPTSQSKVKMNDTRIGSRNTAPPSCTGVKIPTCKFMLKDTFLTSPEELYRVFLNQEMVQAFTHTAAVVDPEKGGKFRLLDGNVFGEFQELVPEEKIVMKWRYNTWPSEHYATVTLNFIDKGNETELKIECRAVPESEEDRTREGWQRYYCQAIKQTFGFGARLC, from the exons gacGGAGAGGGATGCCACAAACTGGTCATCTGAGAAGTTGAAAGAGCTTCTGATGGGCTTGCAAGTAGAAAATGACGAAGGCAAGTGTGAAATTACAGAGGTCAGCAAGTTGGAAGGAGAGGCTTCGATCAACAACCGGAAAGGGAAGCTCATCTTCTTTTACGAGTGGAACCTAAAGGCCAAGTGGAGAG GGACCTCGAAATCAGGAATCAAATATAAAGGCGAAATTGACGTTCCAAACCTTTCTGATGAAAATGATAAGGAGGACCTTGAT ATCAGTGTGTCCCTTTGCAAAGATGAGCCTGACACGCCACTGTTTACTCTGATGAGAAAGGAAGGGGCAGAGAAAGTCCGCGAGGCACTGAGCAGCTACATCGAGCTTCTCAAAACAG AGTTCACGCAGGGGATGATCTTACCGACAGCCAATGGTGTGACCAAACAGCCGACCTCTCAATCAAAAGTCAAGATGAACGATACCAGG ATTGGCTCAAGAAACACAGCTCCTCCTTCCTGCACAGGAGTAAAGATCCCTACTTGCAAGTTCATGCTGAAAGACACTTTCCTTACATCTCCAGAGGAGCTTTACAGAGTTTTCCTGAACCAGGAG ATGGTGCAGGCGTTTACACACACCGCAGCTGTGGTTGACCCAGAGAAAGGAGGAAAGTTCCGCCTGTTAGACGGAAATGTATTCGGCGAGTTCCAGGAGCTG GTTCCTGAGGAGAAAATAGTCATGAAATGGAGGTACAACACGTGGCCAAGTG AGCACTATGCGACAGTGACTCTGAACTTTATAGACAAGGGCAACGAGACAGAGCTGAAAATCGAGTGTCGAGCCGTGCCAGAAAGCGAAGAGGACCGCACACGAGAAGGCTGGCAGAGGTACTACTGCCAGGCCATCAAACAGACATTTGGCTTCGGTGCACGACTCTGCTGA